The Cloacibacillus sp. genome has a window encoding:
- a CDS encoding NADH:flavin oxidoreductase, with the protein MKENNDITAIRQLFLPFDNKVFPVRNRFVRSATWLGVCDEATGRITDLAVSRQAEAAAGGAGVVISEFAYVSREGRAAPRQWGLDSDEAVADVRLLAEAVHRAGSKLVVQICHAGAAKLAGNETDALALSPSGEPYPGASCTSAAMSEEEIKKVTEEFAKAAARVKEGGADGVEIHGAHGYLLTQFMSPLLNKRTDAYGGSDENRSRFMREVCLAVRRAVGPEFSVWLKISAEEGTPGGYGAREGVKAALSMIEAGVEVIEVSSGTSYSEAHRSPNMVGVSAGDSEAPFAEYAKAIREKAPKDSLVVLTGGLRSLPVIAALFTAGDADLFGLSRPFIAEPDLINRWAEEDSRPSACFSCNACSRTAATGAVTCPIMRDKHEGDWDPL; encoded by the coding sequence ATGAAAGAAAATAACGATATAACGGCTATAAGGCAGTTGTTTTTGCCATTCGACAATAAAGTCTTTCCAGTACGCAACCGCTTCGTGCGCTCAGCCACATGGCTTGGTGTATGCGACGAAGCGACGGGGCGCATAACCGACCTCGCCGTTTCGCGTCAGGCCGAGGCGGCCGCCGGCGGCGCGGGCGTCGTCATCTCCGAGTTTGCCTACGTCAGCCGCGAGGGCCGGGCCGCGCCGCGTCAGTGGGGGCTTGATTCCGACGAGGCTGTGGCCGACGTGCGCCTGCTTGCGGAGGCCGTCCATAGGGCCGGTTCAAAGCTCGTCGTGCAGATATGCCACGCGGGAGCCGCGAAGCTTGCCGGCAATGAAACAGACGCACTCGCGCTTTCGCCAAGCGGCGAGCCCTATCCGGGAGCGTCATGCACCTCGGCCGCCATGAGCGAAGAGGAGATAAAAAAAGTCACGGAAGAATTTGCGAAGGCCGCCGCGCGCGTCAAAGAGGGCGGCGCCGACGGCGTTGAGATACACGGCGCGCACGGCTATCTGCTGACGCAGTTTATGTCGCCGCTCTTAAACAAGCGCACGGACGCCTACGGCGGCAGCGATGAGAACAGAAGCCGCTTCATGCGCGAGGTCTGTCTGGCCGTGCGCCGCGCGGTCGGGCCGGAATTTTCCGTCTGGCTCAAAATAAGCGCGGAAGAGGGGACGCCCGGCGGCTACGGCGCGCGCGAGGGCGTAAAAGCGGCGCTTTCAATGATAGAGGCCGGCGTAGAGGTCATAGAGGTCTCCTCCGGCACATCCTATTCCGAGGCTCACCGCAGTCCAAACATGGTAGGAGTATCTGCCGGAGACTCAGAGGCTCCCTTTGCGGAATACGCGAAAGCCATCCGCGAAAAGGCCCCTAAAGATTCGCTTGTCGTCCTCACGGGCGGCCTGCGCTCGCTGCCCGTCATCGCCGCTCTCTTTACGGCGGGCGACGCGGACCTTTTCGGCCTAAGCCGCCCCTTCATAGCGGAGCCGGATCTTATAAACCGCTGGGCGGAGGAAGATTCGCGGCCTTCGGCCTGCTTCTCCTGCAACGCCTGTTCCAGAACCGCGGCCACAGGCGCCGTCACCTGCCCGATAATGAGGGATAAGCATGAGGGAGACTGGGATCCGCTTTAA
- the hrcA gene encoding heat-inducible transcriptional repressor HrcA — translation MITERQLEVVLSVVYEYIKSGETVGSRTVSRRYLTGRSSATIRNEMSDLEDLGFLKQTHASSGRIPTTQGYRLYVDSVLQRVTTAGPSVKLLKKMMEHRQGLERMLESASDMLSHASDYIGIAAITPLDTVRFHHVNFVRMSERQVLLLVVLQGGLVHQKFIDMPADVPQEELDALASRLNTFSGRAWSEIKKTLNRELLDEIGRCHAQCVMAVLEIDAMLEAPRTKIYTGSISQVMGLRDFQDLGRMKALCSFIEEESCMAELVRRCSANEMNIMIGDENGIPGMKSSALVAATGEAGGQKAVVGVIGPERMDYEKVISAIDGVLRKLDSESGERGDRIDEQP, via the coding sequence ATGATAACGGAACGACAGCTTGAAGTGGTGCTTTCAGTAGTTTACGAATATATCAAAAGCGGCGAAACGGTCGGCTCCCGAACGGTCTCCCGGAGGTATCTGACAGGGCGCAGCTCCGCAACCATAAGAAACGAAATGTCCGACCTTGAGGACCTGGGTTTTCTGAAACAGACGCACGCCTCTTCGGGAAGGATCCCGACAACTCAGGGATATAGACTATATGTGGATTCAGTACTTCAACGTGTAACTACTGCCGGCCCGTCTGTAAAATTACTAAAAAAGATGATGGAACACAGGCAGGGGCTGGAAAGAATGCTTGAATCAGCCTCTGACATGCTAAGCCATGCCTCCGACTACATAGGCATAGCGGCCATCACGCCGCTGGACACGGTGCGCTTCCATCACGTCAACTTTGTGAGGATGAGCGAGCGGCAGGTGCTTTTGCTGGTGGTGCTCCAGGGCGGCCTCGTGCATCAGAAATTTATAGATATGCCGGCCGACGTCCCGCAGGAAGAACTCGACGCGCTGGCGTCCAGGCTCAATACCTTTTCCGGACGCGCGTGGAGCGAGATAAAAAAAACGCTCAACCGCGAGCTGCTCGACGAAATAGGACGGTGCCATGCACAATGCGTCATGGCGGTGCTCGAGATAGACGCTATGCTGGAAGCGCCGCGCACCAAAATTTACACAGGCTCCATCAGCCAGGTCATGGGGCTGAGGGACTTTCAGGACCTCGGCCGGATGAAGGCGCTCTGCTCCTTCATTGAAGAGGAAAGCTGCATGGCCGAGCTTGTGAGGCGCTGTTCCGCCAATGAAATGAACATAATGATAGGGGACGAGAACGGCATCCCCGGCATGAAAAGCTCCGCGCTCGTCGCGGCCACCGGCGAGGCCGGCGGACAGAAGGCGGTGGTCGGAGTCATCGGCCCGGAGCGCATGGATTACGAAAAAGTCATATCGGCAATAGACGGAGTACTGCGCAAGCTGGACTCCGAATCAGGTGAAAGAGGAGACCGAATAGATGAGCAACCATAA
- the folP gene encoding dihydropteroate synthase: protein MTAHLIRYDDKNELAAALLKAGVSAESLPYFENRRETVQIYLTGVSAPAANIIKQEMLSRGGDAAVHAQTIRCGVEKSDVVIFGTRKQLSFLAEKLAKMPWWGLEKCAKEIISLTAAAVIKKIALPSGAALEFGRRMHLMGIINLTDDSFFEGSRSDGAADAARRAVKMAADGADILDLGAESTRPGAGRVPEETEISRMTEAVRAIRRELPRMPLSIDTTRGSVAYSALEAGADIINDVSGLTYDKEVARAAARYRAMLVVMHMRGTPETMGDMCCYDNLISEVCCGLRESAQTALELGVSSEYLITDPGLGFAKTHEQNLELVRHCESFRALGWPVLIGASRKGFVGRATGAEKAGERLAGTLAVTALTCWQRADIIRVHDVKENKEVIKMTEAIRGADNV from the coding sequence ATGACGGCCCATCTCATACGTTACGACGATAAAAACGAACTTGCCGCCGCGCTTTTGAAGGCCGGCGTCAGCGCCGAATCTCTGCCCTACTTTGAAAACCGGCGCGAGACGGTGCAGATATATCTGACCGGCGTCTCGGCTCCGGCCGCAAACATCATAAAGCAGGAGATGCTTTCGCGCGGAGGCGACGCCGCGGTACACGCGCAGACGATACGCTGCGGCGTCGAAAAAAGCGACGTCGTAATCTTCGGCACAAGAAAACAGCTTTCCTTTCTCGCGGAAAAGCTCGCAAAGATGCCTTGGTGGGGACTTGAAAAATGCGCGAAGGAGATAATTTCGCTTACCGCAGCGGCGGTGATAAAAAAAATCGCGCTGCCAAGCGGTGCTGCGCTTGAGTTCGGGCGCAGGATGCACCTCATGGGCATAATAAATCTGACGGACGATTCTTTTTTTGAGGGCAGCAGAAGCGACGGCGCAGCAGACGCCGCGCGCCGCGCGGTAAAGATGGCGGCGGATGGCGCGGACATTTTAGACCTCGGCGCAGAATCGACGCGTCCCGGCGCGGGCCGCGTGCCTGAGGAAACGGAGATATCGCGCATGACGGAGGCGGTGCGCGCGATACGCCGCGAGCTGCCGCGTATGCCGCTGTCAATAGACACCACGCGCGGAAGCGTGGCATATTCCGCGCTTGAAGCGGGGGCCGACATAATAAACGACGTCTCCGGCCTCACCTACGACAAAGAGGTGGCGCGCGCCGCCGCGCGGTACAGGGCTATGCTCGTCGTCATGCACATGCGCGGCACGCCGGAGACTATGGGCGATATGTGCTGCTACGACAATCTTATCTCAGAGGTCTGCTGCGGCCTCCGCGAAAGCGCGCAAACGGCGCTTGAACTTGGCGTTTCCAGTGAATACCTGATAACCGACCCTGGACTGGGCTTTGCAAAAACCCACGAACAGAACCTCGAGCTCGTGCGCCACTGCGAAAGCTTCAGGGCGCTCGGCTGGCCGGTGCTGATAGGAGCGTCAAGAAAGGGCTTCGTGGGCCGCGCCACAGGCGCGGAAAAGGCGGGCGAACGCCTCGCCGGCACACTTGCGGTAACGGCGCTCACCTGCTGGCAGCGCGCCGACATAATAAGGGTGCATGACGTGAAGGAAAACAAAGAGGTCATCAAGATGACCGAAGCGATTCGGGGGGCGGACAATGTCTGA
- a CDS encoding ImmA/IrrE family metallo-endopeptidase: MLPGNNEKFFDEEISVSSGCGEIEEFPLPPESIPQWAAQEAAHWQRLGEFELLAEAEERTGLTLELKYADLPSSVWGIHLVRRERGRIFINTRLPLLWRRFAIFHELYHLLNDTKGAKFWSHACVSMESFENRADLFAWAALWPEWEENQYCDWN, from the coding sequence ATGCTTCCGGGAAATAACGAAAAATTTTTCGACGAGGAAATCTCCGTCTCTTCCGGCTGCGGCGAAATCGAAGAATTTCCGCTTCCTCCCGAATCTATACCGCAGTGGGCCGCTCAAGAGGCGGCGCACTGGCAGAGGCTCGGCGAGTTTGAGCTGTTGGCCGAAGCGGAAGAACGGACTGGACTTACTTTAGAATTAAAATACGCCGACCTCCCGTCAAGCGTATGGGGCATACACCTCGTCCGCCGCGAGCGCGGCCGCATCTTCATAAACACTCGGCTGCCGCTTTTGTGGAGGCGTTTTGCGATTTTCCATGAGCTTTATCATCTGCTCAACGACACGAAGGGCGCGAAATTCTGGTCCCACGCCTGCGTCTCTATGGAAAGCTTCGAAAACAGGGCCGACCTTTTCGCTTGGGCGGCGCTGTGGCCGGAGTGGGAAGAAAACCAATACTGTGACTGGAATTAA
- a CDS encoding radical SAM protein codes for MTVLKKMPFFLPFAGCRGQCVYCNQRAITGVTETPPPDYVRARLSELDAPREVCFFGGSFCRFEAETIKKYLDAVTECAPAGSTIRFSTYPGDLSCDELRALVLRYPVSRVELGIPTLDPRVLAACKREADPEKIFKDISILKREGLPIGVQMMIGLPGQTKASSLLDLKKLAELKGADSWELRLYPCLVIKGTELQLLCESGAFTPLSVKEAALWGGEFIELALELGFVPIRIGLQETESLAEETASGPRHPALGELILAEASARALVKATPDGPWSVPKKDRSKFTGHGKFGIKRLALHAGISEERAAALLSFI; via the coding sequence ATGACCGTTTTAAAAAAAATGCCCTTCTTTCTGCCCTTCGCGGGGTGCAGAGGGCAGTGCGTATACTGCAATCAGAGGGCCATCACCGGAGTGACGGAGACGCCGCCGCCCGACTATGTGCGCGCGCGCCTGTCGGAGCTTGACGCACCGCGCGAGGTCTGCTTCTTCGGAGGCTCCTTCTGCCGTTTTGAAGCTGAAACAATAAAAAAATATCTGGACGCGGTCACCGAGTGCGCGCCGGCCGGAAGCACGATAAGATTCTCCACCTACCCAGGGGATCTGAGCTGCGACGAGCTGCGCGCGCTCGTTCTGCGCTATCCCGTCTCGCGCGTCGAGCTGGGCATCCCCACGCTGGACCCGCGTGTGCTTGCAGCCTGCAAACGTGAGGCCGATCCTGAGAAAATTTTCAAAGACATCTCCATATTAAAGCGCGAAGGCCTCCCCATCGGAGTGCAGATGATGATAGGCCTGCCTGGACAGACGAAGGCAAGCAGCCTCCTTGACCTTAAAAAACTTGCCGAATTAAAAGGCGCCGACAGTTGGGAGCTGCGCCTCTATCCCTGCCTGGTAATAAAGGGCACGGAGCTTCAGCTCCTCTGCGAAAGCGGCGCCTTCACGCCGCTTTCCGTGAAAGAGGCGGCGCTTTGGGGTGGAGAATTTATAGAGCTCGCGCTTGAACTGGGCTTCGTTCCGATAAGGATAGGCCTTCAGGAGACAGAGTCTCTTGCGGAAGAGACCGCGTCCGGGCCGCGCCATCCGGCGCTTGGCGAGCTTATATTGGCGGAGGCGTCGGCGCGCGCCCTGGTAAAAGCAACGCCGGACGGCCCGTGGTCAGTCCCGAAAAAAGATCGCTCAAAATTTACCGGACATGGAAAATTCGGCATCAAGCGGCTCGCGCTGCACGCGGGCATTAGCGAAGAGAGAGCGGCTGCGCTATTGTCATTTATCTGA
- a CDS encoding MurR/RpiR family transcriptional regulator → MDSTQLQNLLMEKAHTMPNKARRVAEYLLANMREASFRSIGDIADELKVSKAQLVRVAQMLGFSGYAELKACLQKTILEQINPAALLARAVDSNDEFPESVFKAEHANLDDTMAQLTKAETDRFNEIIKGANNIYCIGWGISSLVMELMQMRLTIMGCRAIMCRRGALSLWEQVRAVREGDVVIVCELPSYAVEVTESVEIAHRNGAKIISMTDSAAAPVCRFAELQLNVSANSPTFGSSIIGPVFLTHVLTSSLAVSLGADAKRSFDEQAQFLHDERIFHPIFGLRY, encoded by the coding sequence ATGGACAGCACACAACTGCAGAACCTTCTGATGGAAAAGGCGCACACTATGCCTAACAAGGCGCGCCGCGTGGCGGAATACCTGCTCGCTAACATGCGTGAGGCGTCGTTCCGCTCGATAGGCGACATTGCGGACGAATTGAAGGTCTCAAAGGCTCAGCTCGTGCGCGTCGCGCAGATGCTTGGCTTCTCCGGCTACGCGGAGCTTAAGGCCTGCCTGCAAAAGACGATACTCGAACAGATCAACCCTGCGGCGCTTCTTGCGCGCGCGGTCGATTCAAACGACGAGTTCCCCGAAAGCGTTTTCAAAGCGGAGCACGCGAACCTCGACGACACGATGGCGCAGCTCACCAAGGCCGAGACAGACCGCTTCAATGAGATAATAAAGGGCGCGAACAACATCTACTGTATCGGCTGGGGCATCTCTTCGCTCGTAATGGAGCTGATGCAGATGCGCCTTACGATAATGGGCTGCCGCGCGATAATGTGCCGCAGGGGCGCGCTTTCCCTTTGGGAGCAGGTGCGCGCAGTCCGCGAGGGCGACGTCGTTATCGTCTGCGAGCTTCCCAGCTACGCGGTGGAAGTTACTGAATCTGTGGAAATAGCGCACAGAAACGGAGCTAAAATAATTTCGATGACAGACAGCGCGGCCGCGCCAGTCTGCCGTTTCGCCGAATTACAGCTCAACGTCTCCGCGAACAGCCCCACCTTCGGCAGCAGCATCATCGGCCCCGTCTTCTTGACGCATGTGCTCACCTCGTCGCTCGCCGTCTCGCTCGGAGCTGATGCGAAGCGCTCATTTGACGAGCAGGCGCAGTTCCTGCACGACGAAAGGATTTTCCACCCGATTTTCGGCCTGAGATATTAA
- a CDS encoding histidine phosphatase family protein, with protein sequence MNILNKDKTTIYLIRHGECAGNKENRIRGCMDFPLNENGVKQAHALSCAMKGKNIEYIYTSPLSRATATADILGAALGLPYEAREGFCNIHLGPWENRKKAELAIEEPEKWRTWLDQPEELVIEGGETLDQVGARAIKELNGVIDEHRGANIALVAHRGVLKPLLAAALGVARPSYWRLHVDTASYSTLTFDSLHGYCLMGLNYTQHLGDLRIIQEFD encoded by the coding sequence GTGAATATTTTGAACAAGGACAAGACGACGATTTACCTCATCCGTCACGGCGAATGCGCGGGAAACAAAGAAAACCGCATACGCGGCTGTATGGACTTCCCTCTCAACGAAAACGGCGTAAAGCAGGCGCACGCGCTTTCGTGCGCAATGAAAGGCAAGAATATAGAATACATCTACACAAGCCCGCTCTCGCGCGCCACGGCGACGGCGGATATTCTGGGCGCGGCGCTCGGCCTCCCCTACGAGGCGCGGGAAGGCTTCTGCAACATACATCTCGGGCCGTGGGAAAACAGAAAAAAAGCGGAACTTGCGATAGAAGAACCGGAAAAATGGCGGACCTGGCTCGACCAGCCTGAGGAGCTTGTAATAGAAGGCGGAGAGACGCTCGACCAAGTCGGCGCAAGGGCCATCAAAGAGCTGAACGGCGTCATTGACGAGCACAGGGGCGCAAATATCGCGCTCGTCGCGCACCGCGGGGTGCTGAAGCCGCTTCTTGCGGCGGCGCTCGGCGTGGCGCGTCCGAGCTACTGGCGGCTCCACGTCGACACGGCCTCCTACAGCACGCTCACCTTCGACAGCCTGCACGGATACTGCCTCATGGGGCTGAACTACACGCAGCACCTCGGCGACCTGCGGATAATACAGGAGTTTGATTAA
- the folK gene encoding 2-amino-4-hydroxy-6-hydroxymethyldihydropteridine diphosphokinase, with protein MSDHKVFLALGSNLGNRLEMLKRTVSKLRALGLSIEAKSRVWETEPWGVTDQPLFLNMCVAARTELEPVELLTLLKSTESEMGRTAGRHWGPREIDIDIIFYDDVVFCEEKLQIPHRYMQERDFVLLPLSEIAPDMVHPLLGKSVRRLLEELEGAKSGTWISEI; from the coding sequence ATGTCTGATCATAAAGTGTTTCTGGCGCTTGGCTCCAACCTTGGCAACAGGCTTGAGATGCTGAAACGCACCGTTTCCAAACTGAGGGCGCTTGGACTTTCCATAGAGGCGAAGAGCCGCGTATGGGAGACGGAGCCGTGGGGAGTGACCGACCAGCCGCTATTTCTGAATATGTGCGTGGCGGCGCGTACAGAGCTTGAACCGGTCGAGCTGCTCACGCTGCTCAAAAGCACGGAGTCCGAGATGGGGCGCACCGCAGGAAGGCACTGGGGGCCGCGCGAGATAGACATAGATATAATTTTCTACGACGACGTCGTCTTTTGTGAGGAGAAACTCCAAATACCTCACAGGTACATGCAGGAAAGAGATTTCGTGCTGCTTCCGCTCTCTGAGATAGCGCCGGATATGGTCCATCCCCTGCTCGGCAAAAGCGTCCGCCGGCTGCTTGAGGAGCTTGAAGGCGCAAAAAGCGGCACGTGGATATCCGAGATATGA